One genomic region from Pogona vitticeps strain Pit_001003342236 chromosome 12, PviZW2.1, whole genome shotgun sequence encodes:
- the CHRNB4 gene encoding neuronal acetylcholine receptor subunit beta-4: MRSTDRLFCFALLSFCINGSDAADAEERLMNHLLNSSRYNNLIRPAFNSSQLVVIELQVVLAQLINVNEREQIMTTNVWLNQEWTDYRLAWEPSEYDGIKKLRIPAKKVWLPDIVLYNNADGTYEVSVYTNVIVKNNGSIFWLPPAIYKSACKIEVKHFPFDQQNCTLKFRSWTYDHSEIDMVLKTDTASMDDFTPSGEWDIVALPGRRTENPLDANYVDVTYDFIIRRKPLFYTINLIIPCVLITSLAILVFYLPSDCGEKMTLCISVLLALTVFLLLLSKIVPPTSLDVPLIGKYLMFTMVLVTFSIVTSVCVLNVHHRSPSTHAMPPWVKVVFLERLPRYLFMRRPENHSAKQRLRNQKRSKSEALSTDSSNAYKGSTYFVNMASAKKYDLKLTDNQDHVGSHQDVRLRGSAKFSPEVQEAIDGVSFIADHMRSEDSNESVIEDWKYVAMVVDRLFLWIFILVCVVGTVGLFLQPVFQNHGATLSP; this comes from the exons GAAGTGATGCAGCCGATGCTGAAGAAAGGTTAATGAATCACCTTCTCAACAGTTCACGTTATAATAATTTAATACGTCCAGCCTTCAACTCCTCACAACTGGTGGTAATAGAACTGCAAGTTGTCCTGGCTCAGCTTATCAATGTG AATGAACGTGAGCAGATCATGACCACCAACGTATGGCTCAATCAG GAATGGACCGATTACCGTTTAGCTTGGGAACCTTCAGAGTATGACGGCATCAAAAAATTAAGGATACCCGCTAAAAAGGTCTGGCTTCCAGACATCGTGCTCTACAACAA CGCCGATGGCACCTATGAAGTTTCTGTGTACACAAATGTCATTGTAAAGAATAATGGAAGCATCTTCTGGCTGCCTCCCGCCATCTACAAGAGCGCGTGCAAGATCGAAGTGAAGCATTTCCCTTTCGACCAGCAAAACTGCACGTTAAAGTTCCGGTCGTGGACTTATGACCACTCGGAAATCGACATGGTCCTGAAAACAGATACAGCCAGCATGGATGACTTCACGCCTAGTGGCGAATGGGACATTGTGGCTCTCCCAGGGCGGCGAACTGAAAACCCCTTAGATGCTAACTATGTGGACGTGACCTACGATTTCATCATTAGGCGGAAGCCCCTTTTCTACACCATCAACCTCATCATACCTTGTGTGCTGATCACATCGTTGGCGATCCTGGTCTTCTACTTGCCGTCGGACTGCGGAGAAAAGATGACGCTGTGCATCTCGGTCTTGCTTGCGTTGACCGTGTTCTTGCTTCTGCTTTCAAAAATCGTCCCCCCGACATCACTTGACGTCCCACTGATCGGAAAGTACCTGATGTTTACGATGGTCCTGGTGACCTTCTCCATCGTGACCAGCGTCTGTGTGCTGAACGTCCACCATAGATCTCCCAGTACTCACGCGATGCCGCCCTGGGTGAAGGTGGTCTTCCTGGAGAGGCTTCCGCGCTACCTGTTCATGAGACGCCCGGAGAACCACTCGGCGAAGCAAAGGTTGCGCAACCAGAAGCGAAGTAAATCAGAAGCGCTTTCCACTGACTCTTCCAATGCGTACAAAGGATCCACCTACTTTGTGAACATGGCCTCGGCCAAAAAGTATGACCTAAAGCTGACAGATAACCAGGATCACGTCGGGAGCCATCAAGACGTGAGGCTACGAGGATCAGCAAAGTTTTCCCCTGAAGTCCAGGAAGCCATTGATGGAGTCAGTTTCATCGCAGACCACATGCGAAGTGAGGACAGCAACGAGAGT GTCATTGAAGATTGGAAATACGTCGCCATGGTCGTGGACAGGCTGTTTCTCTGGATTTTTATCTTAGTTTGTGTGGTAGGGACAGTTGGGTTGTTTTTGCAACCCGTGTTTCAAAACCACGGAGCCACCCTGAGTCCTTAA